A window of Sphaeramia orbicularis chromosome 8, fSphaOr1.1, whole genome shotgun sequence genomic DNA:
TCTATAAATGCTTTAGTcaacaatgtaaacaaaataacCCCAAAAGAAAAACCTGTATCGTTATTGTGATGAGTCTTCAGTTTCGTAGTGGCATAGTGCACAGACCCCAAAAGAACACTTATCATTCACTCTTCATATATTACTTCACATAAGGCAACTTGTGCTTTTTgacaaaaaacttttaaaaatccATATTTTGGTGTAGTGTGGTAGTGAATTTCTTCAGTTCTAAAAGTGTCTTTGTGTATACTGTCTCCGAGGGAATAATCTaggccaggggtcaccaatcctggtcctcgagggctggtatcctgcatgttttagatatttccctctccccgcacacctgacagtcattatcaggcttctgcagagcttgatgataggcttatggtttgaatcaggtgtgttgcaagagggatacatctaaaacaagcaggataccggccctcgaggaccaggattggtgacccctgatctaggcTATGTGGTGTTGTCAGGAGGTGGCGCTGTCAGCTATGTCATGCATAGTGTTGATAAACAGAAGACGTAGAGcattcagtttgtgtttttcatttgaaAGGGCTGCAGTGTTTATTAAAGAAATTAAGGAGTGGTTTGGATTCATCAGTCTACACTACTTTGTGTACCAGACATGATGTCACATTTGATCAGAATGTCTTGGATGATGCAAAAAGCTGATGAGTCATGTGACTTAAATGTTCACTGTATAACTTAACTCTTATGTACATAGTGGAACATCAACTTGAGCATGGGTTTTGCGGTGTCCATTTTTGAGTTGGTGCTTATCAGATGTGATCAGAGTGGACGACTGCACATTGTTTCCATTCAAAACACATTCCTGCCTCTGTGGTGAAAATGCTGTCAGCTAGGGGGAGTTACTGTGTCATCATGTTttagcacaaacacaaacaaggccaatcatgttttactgtgtgtgtgttttcagagaaATTCTGGTTGAAGAAAGCAATGTCCAGAGAGTAGACTCTCCTGTCACAGTAAGTCCCATTTCAGATGAGACTGAATGTGGTTGCATGTTACATACTAAATGGGCTAAATGTGTCTTGTATGTATTTGTAGGTGTGTGGCGATATACATGGTCAGTTCTATGACTTGAAGGAGCTGTTTAGAGtgagttttttttctgcttattcCAGTTTCATTCATGGCTTTGACACTGAAACATGTTTAAGTACTTGTTCTGACTCCTTTCTCCGTGGCAGGTTGGTGGAGATGTCCCAGAGACAAATTACCTCTTCATGGGTGACTTTGTGGACAGAGGCTTCTACAGTGTGGAAACGTTCCTTCTGCTGCTAGCGCTTAAGGTACATATGACTTGTTTCCTCTAGATGTGTTCCATGCTTTTTTTAAGACCAGATATCCATCAAATTCTTTACGAAGGCCAGGACAGATCTGAACTTATATGGCTCAGACTCCAGGAAAAATCCACCTGTAATCGTAATTCCTGTTTCCTGATGCATGCTTTTTTAAAACAACTTGTGTATTTGACATTGGTCATGCTGTGCTCCTCAGGTGCGTTATCCAGACAGGATAACTTTGATCCGGGGAAACCACGAGTCTCGGCAAATCACCCAGGTGTATGGCTTCTATGATGAATGCCTCCGTAAGTACGGCTCGGTCACCGTGTGGAGATACTGCACCGAGATCTTCGACTACCTGTCTCTGTCTGCTATCATCGATGGAAAGGTCAGACAATAGCCTAGGATTCTTTTGACTTAAACACCATGTGTAATATGACTAACATTCATTGTCTTTGTTCCCGTCAGATCTTCTGTGTCCACGGTGGTTTGTCTCCTTCAATTCAGACACTGGACCAGATCCGGACCATTGACAGAAAACAGGAAGTGCCCCACGATGGGCCCATGTGTGACCTCCTCTGGTCAGACCCTGAAGGTACACACATTTAACTCTTTCCATTGTATACATGTTTTATTGGAATAATTTTGATCAAAAACAGAGGTTCCAGGAAATAAACCAATGAGCCCTATAAACCATGGCATCATGCGGCTGATTGCGTTTGTAAAAAGATCACTACATAAACCAGTTCAGAACACCTAATGAGCATGTGACAAACAtccagaaagaaaataaaaaagaaaggcgTTTTCAATCCTTTTCATAGTCATGTACACTGGAGCACCCGTAAAAAGTATCTAAAATCATCATAGTGTTGGAGTAAGGTTTGCAATTaacatacattaaataaaaacagcagaaagagtTGATGCTATTAATACCAGTCATTCCTCTGCCCAGAAAGCAAATTCAAAGGTCAGGGTCTAGAGAGACATTCATGTGGGTGTCACTAGTAAATGTACAATTATTTAAAAGGTTAATTCATATTGGTCTTCAGGGGTAGTGTGACTAGGTGAGCTTAATGACTGTCAGTATCAGAATATTACTAGAGCATCTTCTCATTTTGAGTGACAACAAAACTTAAGGGATATTAAAATCCATGCATGGCTCTGTCACTAAATCAAACTTCATAACAAAATGTGACTCTTTGAGACTATTTGTAGTGATATTGATATAATCCAGTCACAGGGTATGTATTGGTGTATTTTAAAATAGTTTTGACACTGCTCAGCCATAACCAAGAATCAGGACTGTCCTTTACTAAAACCTAGTTTAGATTCAGTTCTTTGAGTTATTATTTCATCAGTGATCCACTCCTTGGCCCATTCTACTCCTGTTATTCTTGTCATCACCGTATTTTCTAGAATCCACAGCTGTGTTGTTGTGCACCTATTTCCACCTGGCTGATGTTTTTCTCTTGCTGTGATGTCAGACACCACAGGGTGGGGTGTGAGTCCCAGAGGTGCTGGTTATCTATTTGGCAGCGATGTGGTGGCCCAGTTCAACGCTGCTAACGACATCCACATGATCTGCCGAGCTCACCAGCTGGTCATGGAGGGATACAAATGGCACTTCAACGAGACTGTGCTTACAGTGTGGTCAGCACCCAACTACTGCTACAGGTaagggtgcgtgtgtgtgtgtgtctgtgtgtgtgtgtgggggggggttaaaattACAGCCCTTAATACTATTTATATTAAGATATCCATTGACTTATATTTTGTTGTAGATGGAATGTGAACACAATAGATTTAACCTCATGTTATTTGTGAATCCATTCCTCACATTTGAGTAAAAACCTATAACAGGAGCAATTTAAGAACGAGTGAAACTAAACAAATACCAAAATGAACTGGTAATTTTGactaaaaaaatgatttggtctaTGGGCATGTTGTCCTTAAGGAGCTAAGATGGACTGAAGATGACATATCGTTTGACATACTGAGGAAGGTAGAAATAAGAAAATACCAAGTACTAAGAAAAACTGAGTTGTCAGGACTGGTTTAGGAAATGCTGCTATAGATTTGTATTGATCTACTGTGTGACATTTTTCTAATGCACTGTCTGGATCACATTCCTTAAATATATGCATTCTGTAAGTATTTTTTACAATGAATAAGCAAGTTATTTATTCAGTGTAACATTTTCATTTAGCTGCCGTATCTCATCCTGTTTACGAAGTTAACATCAGCGTTTAAAGCTAGTTCAGGCTATTCCATTACAATGAAATTGGTTTGTCCTTCAAATATGAAGGACAAAAGTAGAATGAAATGATAGAACATGAATACACATCactaaaagaaatgtaaaaaaaacgcaaaaaaagtCACATAAGGTGTATACAAAGGACTTTTACAATGAAAGGTAACTTAGTGGATGTGGAATTACTGAGCATTACTGGAGTTGATAAAGTTGAAATACCTCTGGTGATGAGTGTTTTTGGGGATGTACAAAGGCTTTAGTGTGTGAACATGTTTGTCTCTGGTTAAATCAGATGTGGAAACGTCGCTGCCATCTTGGAGCTGGATGAGCATCTACAGCGGGAGTTCATCATATTTGAGGCAGCGCCACAGGAGACCAGAGGCATCCCCTCTAAGAAGCCAGTAGCTGACTATTTCCTGtgaagtcttttttttccttttttttttttttttgtttgtttgttgcagaCAGCCATGACATAATGAAGTTTTTTCGAGTACCGTTTCACACCAGCCACCCTTTTTCCACCTGCTGCTCCCACTGGACAATTCTGTCCATCTGAACTCACAGCAGTTTGACAGAAAACCTGCCCCTAACCCACTagaagtccccccccccccccccccccacacacacacacacacagtttcagcCTGGGGAGGGGCCAGGTTTGTTTCCAGGGTGAGGTGAACACTGGGCCTGACTGTTGTCACTTCTCCTCAGCTCCAAATGATGACCATCACATGTtcagcgccccccccccaaaaaaaaaaagaccatcagACGTTCTGTCAGCCCCCTCACCCCCTGTAGATATGACCGTGTCCTCTTCGCCTGGCTTCCACCACTGATAGTATTTTTCATGATGAACTCTATCATTTAGTTTTAgaagtattttgttctttttttatttcttttaaagaATATGCAGATGTAGGATatttcagtttctcatttaccgGATTCCTTATGTGCATATGGtcttcgtttttttctttttgtataattgTTGCTGCCAGGAAAAAATGCAAAGCTCTCCCCCCTCGCCTCATCTTGTTCTGTTTCTGTCATATGTGACATTATTTAACAAAGCCAGTGCTGCTGCTCAGCACCATCACAGATAAATACCTGAAATGTAAAACTGGCCAAAACAAGTCACTATATTCACCATTGTTTTCTCTCTTAATTCATTTTAATCTACAAATCTCTGTAGGTCTGTCAATTTTGATATTGTGAGAATAAAGTTTTTGTATTAATGCAGATTTATTTTTCAGGTGTGGTTCACTGTAATTTGAGTTTTCATTTAAATCACGTTTTTGATTAATCTTTAAATTCCTGCTGTtgatttttaaatatttatttatttacaggctTTTGTGAAGCTAGCACCTAGTGGCCATCTGTGATATTGCAGTACTTAAAGTGTCATCAGCATCATTTTAGTGCAGTAATTCTGATGTGAGTACCATGTGGGTGGGGGGCCAGTGAGTGAAATACCAGCTCACATATACACAAGTCCAAACCCACATGTTGACTGGGTTCAATAACAGAAGAGAAACTTTTATGCCTTTTTTGACAATGAGCATCTTCCAttaaaataaatgtcattttggGGTCTAAAATTTTACAAATACATCTGAACAGCAGGTATCTAAGAACAGGATCATTCAGTGGTGGGGGATTCTGCCATCATTTACATCCCTGATGCTGTtggtttaatatttaattttacaagtcaaattGGCAGTTCAGTTGTACAACTGTTGATCAGACTGGAAATATGCAAATCATCATCACTGTCTCAGTCCAAGACCTGATGAGTGAAGGTGTTGGTGCAGCTTCAACAGGATCAGACTGCAGGTTGTTTACCTGTTCATTCCTGTAGCCCAGTCTGTACTGATGACACCACATATTCCAGATTATCCACATTTATGTTTTCTTTAATCCAATTTATCACATTTTTTACAGAATAAGCAGCTTCAGAGCATTTTAGAAAACAGCAAGAATAAGAAAACTGACAGTTCACACTTAGTTTCATTAGCTTCATTGCATAATTgcctaaatcagtggttcccagccttttttggcttgtgaccccattttaacataaatttctggtgatcccagacattcaaaacagccttttaaaatttgattttatttttttacttttaaaattaatttggttttgatcagttaatagtttgctatactatgttgtaaataaatgtaaattttagacgacatttagaccagcttatatttacaaggctgactatgaattatgaaagagctgcagcatctgaaaccgaccacaacgaacacttgaaagataaacagaaccacagtgcttcagtttcagcttcacagtttgtcatgtcttttatgtactgtgattgtctctttcaactcaccatatattttttattagtaatttttttttttttttttttttgtaacttatcaattactagaaatttcaggcgaccccacgtggtgtcccgaccccaaggctgaaaaacactggcctaaatCCTATTTTTGGCCAAGTTGTGGTCTCGGCATAAAATAAAGCAGCAGTGTGAGGAGAGTAACATTATGTAAATATCACAATTTGAGCAATTATGCTGAGGCAAACAATCTGACAGTTAATGGCACCATGTTTTATGTAATGTTGTGTTTCCTGTTTAACACGTGTTCGTAGTGGAACTGCTCACCTGTTCTCCGCCTCTTAGGGCTATGCTCTCTGTGACAGGCCGGACACACCACAGGGTGGGCTGTAGTTATAGACCCCACCCACCCAGGGCCCCCAACACTGTCATTATAGGGCATATAAAAAGTCACTGACCAGTTTAACCAGTTATTGGTGAAGACTAATGAATCTGCGGGTTCACACgaggagacacagacagacagacagacagacagacatatgcGCGCTCCCACTTCCGGTTAAATTAAGTTTGTCTCGTTTTTCCagatctaaccccccccccccccccccacacacacacacacacacacatttagaagAGAACCggtagttaaaaaaaacagtccaCGCTGGAAACACCAGGCAGGCAGTTGGAGATTCCGCCGGTGATTCCGTCCGTGTGTGGTCGGTACTTCGGTCCATTCTTCGGGGCTGAACCTCGCAGACTCAACCCGGACCAGGACACTCTCAGGTGGGTAAACCTGACTCTGTGTCCCTGGATCAATCAAGTCACACAGACAAGCCCACTACGGGGAATGTTTAAGAGGGAAAACGGATTGAATTTCTGTGTTCATAATCCAACTGCTGTAAAATGTTCTTATATTTTATGTAAAGTCTTTATTGACCGTTTTGTCGCCCTTTAAATGTTTACCTTCACGTTCTTCGTAGCATTTTAAGAGCGCCGCCCGAAATCTGATTAGAAAACGTCACACTTTAATGTTGTTTGTTCTGCTTTTGTGTCTTACTGAaaatatttctacatgtgcaggaCATGTCATAAAACCCAATGGTCTTCGTGTGAATTCGGCCCATTAACTCCTGTAGAATATTAAAGCATGCTGACAAATATTGCGAAATAAGGCCGGGTGTGTGTGTCTTTTCGAAGGGAAAAAGTAATAGTGTTCGTGTGCTTGTTTGTGCTGAGTCACCTGGACTGGTCTTTCTGGTCCAGCTCCCTCTGGTCCACTTTCACCAGTAGGCTCATACTGCCAGTGTGATTTCAGACTTAAGGTGGACCAAGTTCATATTTCTTCCATTGGACTGCAGGGAATTATCCAGGAAATTTTAGAGGATTATTGGTAATATTTAGCAATACACTCAGAATAAACTGGTTTTCTCCAGAGTCTGCAAATGCTACAAGATCAATGTCAGCTTTACTGTCACGTGGTCATGAAATCACTCTAAATCTGACCATTGTAGTCAATAAGTAAAATGTTTGCATGTTTCATTTCCTCAAATCTGAAGTTGCTCTTCCTGTTGTCAGATGGTGTTTGGAAAACTGCTGGTTGGATTTTCCTCAGCCGGTGTGTCTTTACTGTACATTCCAGGGTGAAAGATGGCAACCGAGACTCAGGTTGTGGAGAAGCTGCGTGCTACATTTCGCTCAGGAATCACAGTACCAGAGCAGTTTCGTAGAACGCAGCTGAATAATCTCATGGCCATGGTCAACGAGAATGAGGAGCAAATTCTGAAGGCGCTGCACCAAGACCTCGCCAAGGTTCGACACTGTCCTCAAGGCCTTGACAAGTGGTCACTCAGTCAGACTTTTATCTGTCTACCCACTGATCTAAAATCAAATGTTTGGCTGCTTTAATCATGACTGCTGTTAGTTTTGTACACTCTCTCCAATGGGCTCtacgcacagccccactacttcctgaacttaaggcagctcctttatttcctgtctttcattattggacacactgattaatccaggtgtgtctgctacttcttgttgtgaccactgtggtcagacacacctggattaatcagtgtgtccaataatgaaagacaggaaatagaggagccacctgaagttaaGGAAGtaatggggctgtgcatagagcccattcatGCACACATCTATTTTTGTGTAAATGCTTATATTTCAATACACATCACTAACTGCCTCTTTTTGATATCTTGTCACACCAGCCAAAATTTGAGGCCATCCTGTCTGAGCTTGTCATACTAACTAATGAGCTGCATTACGCCATCTCCAATCTGAGAAGCTGGATGCAGCCAGAGTATGTCAGCAAAAGTCTGGTGAGTTGACAAAAAATACGGACTAGACACAGGTGACAAATGAAAGGACAAGCCCGGTCACTCGATGAATAGTGAGTTTGAAAATAACCTAAGGTGAAGCTGTTCTGGACTCACACAGTAGCCTGAAATCCAACCAAGACACCTCATGTGGGTTTTTccttttatttgcatttaaatcACAATACAGTCTTTTTAACTTCATCAGTACTTAGCATTTATGGGCACCtcaaagataaaaaaacaacaacaatatttcataaatgtaattttttaaattttagtttgGAGTAAGTGATTCATTATTTGGTGGGGACAGTATGACATTTTTCACATAATTAGCAATTGGTGTGTTAGCAAGTCAATCCCTATAAACCCTCATGTTAACACGTTTCTACACCTAAAGCTACAGAGAAGAGAGAAGTTGAGAAATCTGTGTTGTGAAATAATCAGTTATGTTTTAAGTCTGAAAATTGCATTACCAAACAGTGCTCCACATCTATCATGCcccgcagaaaaaaaaaagtcctttcaACTTGTCTTGTATGATTTTTCTGATTAATTAGTTTTGTCTTTGTCAGGCCACAAGGTTTGACGACTGTTTTGTTCAGAGGGAACCATTAGGGGTAGTTTTAATCATTGCGCCGTGGAACTACCCCCTGCAGCTCCTCCTCTTACCTCTGGTTGGAGCCATCGCTGCAGGTACTATCAGTGTCATCACTACAATGTGGTGTTACTTCTGCCATAATCTACACTCCTTAATAAACATCAGGTCTAGGTGAAGAATGTGTGATCATTCTAAGGGTTGTGGTTTCATTAACATACATGTGTTCTATGTTGATGCCTCAGGAAACTGTGCTGTGATCAAACCTTCAGAGATCAGCTTGGCCACAGAGAATCTAATGGCAGAGCTCATCCCCAGATATCTGTCTCAGGTATGAGCACTCCCGTCAACACAGGCCTCAGACTAGAACCTGATCCAGTCATGATGAGAATCATTTAATGATGGAAAGAGAGTAGAAACCTGTTTGGCATCTGTGCTCTGTACTATACTATATTTTCAGCTCAGTGTGTGCTGTTACAGAGGTTAAGTTCACCAGTCTGATATTTAGTACCACCAAATTCtgcaaaaactaaaattacacccTTGTTTTAATTCTGGTCCTTAACGAGGTCAGCGATAGGCATGGGCAGGAGAGGGCTTAGCCCACCCAAGTATGTCCATCTTGCCCACCCAATCAAAGAAAAATATAACAGACTACACTCCTATTGGGCCTTATAAATGTGATTGGGTGGGCAGCCTACAGCCCACCCTATtccgtcagtgattggttgtcattgtTGCTTTGCATTCCCTAAGCGCTTCATTCGCTCATACAGCTGTGTTGTCTGTTTCTGAGCTGTGTGAAATAAACAACCCTTCTCAGTCGCTGCTGCACCTGTCAGGGTTTCTGTTTAATACTGCGATTCTCTCTATCAGaatttcactgtatctgtgaatTTTTGACATGCTCTTGGACTGAGCACCctctctgggctcctgcagagtAGCCGGCCCAGTGCAGCGGCTTCACCTTATGTacgcacacactgactaaagtaacgccataaaacacacacattgagcaacacaacaccagtaaaaaacacacactgtctCTTATTTGTCACCCAAGGAAGGGACAAAAACCGAGTGAGGGGTAAATGTTATCTGTCActaaattaaattatattaattattataataattttgtcctattggtttatatgtatatagttctactgacatttgagtctaaagttcagggttttagatggaaaaaagatctgttgttttttgtcatttgtcactttttagattgaatttgagtAAGactttttggtttgtgaaatatgaaaaaatataatttagttattttatttttacttctggCCAAATTTAATTTGTGTGGTTCTAttgtgccacttttcagtctgagtttgaacaagagtagactgcctgctttttgtataaattctggccacagtgagaataatttcTTTTGttagtatttagtattcattcttttatttttcaagctcttccaatgaaacaaaatatgcatgaaggacttttaaaatcatttttattttatattaaagagtaaatgaacacagatgagctgcccgacaattgaatttctctttggggatcaataaagtgattcttattcttaaataaaccttcaaaccacttcttttcaatGCCGTCAGGACTGGAATTCAAATTGTCAGCCTTCAGACCAGTATTTGGCTTCGCTATCATCTGTACATaaccaagttgcccacctgttacttcaaccagcccaccctaaaATGATTGGCTAGAACCGGTCCTGGTCCTTAAACAAGTTTCCTTGATTACCCGCCTTGTAATTCCAGGACTGTTATGCAGTTGTTCGTGGTGGACCAGAGGAGACCAAGGCCCTGCTGGAGAATCGGTTTGACCACATT
This region includes:
- the LOC115424371 gene encoding serine/threonine-protein phosphatase 4 catalytic subunit B, which encodes MCVTMGDISDLDRQIEQLRRCELIKENEVKALCAKAREILVEESNVQRVDSPVTVCGDIHGQFYDLKELFRVGGDVPETNYLFMGDFVDRGFYSVETFLLLLALKVRYPDRITLIRGNHESRQITQVYGFYDECLRKYGSVTVWRYCTEIFDYLSLSAIIDGKIFCVHGGLSPSIQTLDQIRTIDRKQEVPHDGPMCDLLWSDPEDTTGWGVSPRGAGYLFGSDVVAQFNAANDIHMICRAHQLVMEGYKWHFNETVLTVWSAPNYCYRCGNVAAILELDEHLQREFIIFEAAPQETRGIPSKKPVADYFL